The Leucobacter chromiiresistens genome has a window encoding:
- a CDS encoding DUF4113 domain-containing protein gives MHEKCTLQQSDLPVEIIGRYSAWQEVYSIDESFIGLHGTVDELTAIGHEIRAEVLRCTGIPVRVGIAPSKTQAKLASRGAKADLSLGGVCHLGSYSPDWMDRILAGTSTTDLWGIAGRTGKRLAGMSIFTAKDLRDAETKWIRKKFSVVMERTVFELRGISCIPLEEQPPHKDQLIFSRSFSQPVSTREGMQQVFSIYAQRASTRLREHGLVAGVVSTWASTSRFREGEFHTAHVAVGMPTETDDPIGIAKAAFAALPRIRPGSDYVRAGVVLSGLRKKQSVAPLALFEPEYEGRRIGETLDSITQKLGPHAIGIGRGGLRGAPVWTMKREMLSRRATTHWEELCEARA, from the coding sequence GTGCATGAAAAGTGCACTCTTCAACAATCGGACCTACCAGTAGAGATCATCGGCAGGTACTCCGCCTGGCAGGAGGTGTACTCGATCGACGAGTCCTTCATCGGCCTGCACGGCACGGTCGACGAGCTCACCGCGATCGGGCACGAGATTCGCGCCGAGGTGCTCCGCTGCACCGGGATTCCCGTCCGGGTGGGTATCGCTCCGTCGAAGACGCAGGCGAAGCTCGCCTCGCGGGGCGCGAAGGCCGACCTCTCGCTCGGCGGCGTCTGCCACCTGGGCTCCTACTCCCCCGACTGGATGGATCGCATCCTCGCCGGCACGAGTACGACGGACCTGTGGGGCATCGCCGGGCGCACCGGGAAGCGGCTCGCCGGGATGAGCATCTTCACCGCGAAGGATCTCCGCGATGCGGAGACGAAGTGGATCCGCAAGAAGTTCTCGGTCGTGATGGAGCGCACCGTGTTCGAGCTGCGGGGCATCTCATGCATCCCGCTCGAGGAGCAGCCGCCGCACAAGGACCAGCTCATCTTCTCTCGCTCGTTCTCCCAGCCGGTGTCGACCCGGGAGGGTATGCAGCAGGTGTTCTCGATCTATGCCCAGCGCGCGAGCACGCGACTCCGGGAGCACGGCCTGGTTGCGGGCGTGGTGTCCACCTGGGCGTCGACGAGCCGGTTCCGGGAAGGCGAGTTCCATACCGCACACGTCGCCGTGGGGATGCCGACTGAGACGGATGATCCGATCGGGATCGCGAAGGCCGCGTTCGCGGCGCTCCCCCGCATCCGACCCGGCTCGGATTACGTGCGCGCCGGGGTAGTGCTGTCCGGGCTGCGGAAGAAGCAGAGCGTCGCACCGCTCGCGCTGTTCGAGCCGGAGTACGAGGGGCGCCGAATCGGAGAGACGCTGGACAGCATCACGCAGAAGCTCGGCCCGCACGCGATCGGCATCGGCCGTGGTGGCCTGCGTGGAGCACCGGTGTGGACGATGAAGAGGGAAATGCTCTCGCGCCGCGCAACGACGCACTGGGAAGAGCTCTGCGAAGCGCGAGCGTAG